The sequence CTGCTTGTCCTTTCGTCTTTGCGTGTAATCTCTTTGTTCTTTCTCTATATCTTCCCTAGATTTCTCGTAAAGCTTGAAGTATGCACCTAGTATGACATAGCCTTCATCTTGAAAGACACTTCTTCTGTGCCCAAACTTTGCTTCACTCGCATCTATCTCTACTATCTCCTTGTTTTTTATACATCTTATCTTAGTCACTAGATCTTTGATCTCGCTACCATATGCGCCGGCGTTCATATATACACCGCCTCCAACAGTGCCAGGTATTCCAGAGATTGCTTCAAGGCCGCCAAGACCTAGCTCAAGCGCCTTGTTTGCAAGACTCTTAAGTGATGCACCCGCCTCGGCATATAAAACATCTCCATCAAGCACCTTTATCTTTGCAAAATTTTTGTCAAGCACAATGACAGGTCTAGTGAGTCCCTCGTCACTAATAAGTAAGTTGCTACCCTTACCTATGAGCATATATGGCGTCTTCGTCTCGTCAAAGAGCCTTACAAGATTTAGTACTTCCTCGTCACTCTTTGCTTCAATCAAAAGTTCTGCCTTGCCACCTATCCTAAACGTAGTGTACTTAGATAAGCTTTCATTCTCTTTAACTGTTTCTATATTTAATTTTCTTATCTCGTCAATTATCTTCTTCATACATTCCTCCAATGTAATTATATCATAAGTGGGGCACATTTTCTATATCTATGTAAAAAAGGGTCAAAGTTTTTTACGCTTTGACCCATAAGCCCTCTTTGCTTATGTATAAAGCTAGCATATATATAAGAAGCCTCTCACTATACACCACGCCTCTTTTATATATGCAAGCGACCTATTATATGCCTCGCTTACTATATATAGACAAACTTCTCACTATATACCTCACTTACTATGTATATGAAGCCTCATCATATAGCAACGCTTTGCACATAAAAAAGAGTCCCTTACGGGACTCTTTTGTAATAGTAAACAATTTTTAGAACATCATCATTGCAACAGTCAATACAATTATTGAGAATATTACTGTGAATATAAGAGGTTTCTTAACCCACTTATACCAAGTACCTAATTCCATCTTTGAAATTTGTATTGCACCCATAACAACGCCTGATGTTGGTGTTACATAGTTTACAACACCTTCTGCAGCGCAGAATATTAATATCATAACTTCTGGTGAGTAGCCAAGTTTAGCAGCTAATCCGCCCATAACTGGGATAGATAGTGTTGCAAGACCTGATGTTGATGGTATGAAGAATGATAGTGCGATATAAACAACGTATGCAAATGGTACGAATAAGAATACTGGTAAACCAGATAGTGCTGTTGCTGATCTGTCTAGTATAAGAGCGTCAATGTGAGTTTGAGCCATTAGTACTGATGCAGCTCTTGCTACAACGATAACTAAAACTACTGACAATATGTCTTGAGCTCCAGCTATGAATGCATTAACCATTTCTTTTTCAGATAATCTTCCGATACAACCGATAATGATTGATACTAGGAAGAATAATACTGAAATTTCTGGGAAGTACCATTCACCAAGTGGTGTTCCAGTTAATACTGCTGACCAGCCTTCAAATGCTGTTACACCAAAGTCTGGCCAAGGTATTAATGAAATAATCATAATAATGAAAGTAATTGCGAATACAACAAGGATAAATTTGTGTCTACCTGTAAATACTAATTCATCTTCACTCTTTGTAGTTCTGAACTCTTTGTCCATAACTTCTCTTTCTTGAAGTGATAGTATTGTTGATCCTTTGTCTTTGTGTACTTTGCTAGCGTATTTTAATACGAAGTACATAGCTGTACCTAAAGCAACTGCCCAAAGGATAGCGCCTATTAATATAACAGTACCTTTGTTACATTCAACTCCTGCACCGTTAAGTGCGTCCATAGCTGCACCTGTAGCGAATGGGTTAACAGTTGAACCAAGTACGCCGGCACCTGCTCCAAGAAGAACAGTTGCTACAGCAACTAGTGTATCAAAGCCTGCAGCTACCATCGCAGTGATGATTAAAGGATATAGGGCAACAGTTTCTTCTGCCATACCGTAAGTTGATCCACCGATTGAGAATAGGATCATTAGTACAACGATAAGAGCCATTTCTCTACCCTTCATGTTCTTAACTAATCTGTGTATACCAGCTTCAAGAGCTCCTGTTTTGTTAACAACTGCTAGGAAACCACCGATAACCATAACGAAGATGGCGATATCTATGGCGTCAACAAAGCCGTTGTAAAAACTCATTGCTATGTCTGGTAATTTCGCTGCTGATACTTCAGTAACAGCTTCTTCAGCTCCCTTAGGTACTACAGGGGCAAATTGTGCTCCATTAAAAATCCATGATAAGATTGCAACAAATAGTATTATAAGGATAAGAATACTATAAGCACTTAATGAACGTTTCTTTTTTTGTTTTTCCATCATTTTACCTCCTTAATGATTGTTTACTATCCTTAATATTAATTATACTACAACGCATCTATTTATGCAACACTTTTTTATCCTATAGTGATAACTTTATCAATATCTAATTCAGTTGTATTGTCTTTATGCTATCTTCCATATATAATATATAAGTACTCACTCATCATATTGGGTATCATATGTCTATTGGAGGTGCAATATGAAATTAAATAATATAAAGGCAGCGTTCTTTGATATGGATGGCACTATAGTAAGCTTCACTTCGCATACTATAAGTGAGAGGGACATAGCTGCGATTAATAAATTAAGAGAGAGAGGGATTAAGGTCTTCATCTCCTCAGGTCGTGATGAGAGTAACATAAAGAAGGTCTTAGACAAGACTCTTGAGGTCGATGGCTATGTGTCGATGAATGGTAACCTTAACGTTGTTAATGACGAGGCGGTATCTAAGTACTTTATGCCATATGATGATGTTAAGTTTTTAGTAGATGCATCAGATAGGTTTGGCTTTGCCTTATCGCTCTTTACTGAAGAAGGCGTCTTCTTGAACAGAATCGATGATAGGGTTCACGCCGTGCATGACTAT comes from Fenollaria sporofastidiosus and encodes:
- a CDS encoding YfcC family protein, with amino-acid sequence MMEKQKKKRSLSAYSILILIILFVAILSWIFNGAQFAPVVPKGAEEAVTEVSAAKLPDIAMSFYNGFVDAIDIAIFVMVIGGFLAVVNKTGALEAGIHRLVKNMKGREMALIVVLMILFSIGGSTYGMAEETVALYPLIITAMVAAGFDTLVAVATVLLGAGAGVLGSTVNPFATGAAMDALNGAGVECNKGTVILIGAILWAVALGTAMYFVLKYASKVHKDKGSTILSLQEREVMDKEFRTTKSEDELVFTGRHKFILVVFAITFIIMIISLIPWPDFGVTAFEGWSAVLTGTPLGEWYFPEISVLFFLVSIIIGCIGRLSEKEMVNAFIAGAQDILSVVLVIVVARAASVLMAQTHIDALILDRSATALSGLPVFLFVPFAYVVYIALSFFIPSTSGLATLSIPVMGGLAAKLGYSPEVMILIFCAAEGVVNYVTPTSGVVMGAIQISKMELGTWYKWVKKPLIFTVIFSIIVLTVAMMMF
- the murB gene encoding UDP-N-acetylmuramate dehydrogenase, with the translated sequence MKKIIDEIRKLNIETVKENESLSKYTTFRIGGKAELLIEAKSDEEVLNLVRLFDETKTPYMLIGKGSNLLISDEGLTRPVIVLDKNFAKIKVLDGDVLYAEAGASLKSLANKALELGLGGLEAISGIPGTVGGGVYMNAGAYGSEIKDLVTKIRCIKNKEIVEIDASEAKFGHRRSVFQDEGYVILGAYFKLYEKSREDIEKEQRDYTQRRKDKQPLEYPSAGSVFKRPEGYYASKLIEDAGLKGLSVGGAMVSPKHSGFIINTGGATFNDVVTLISEVKKIIKEKFAVDLKEEIRIINE